A window from Purpureocillium takamizusanense chromosome 3, complete sequence encodes these proteins:
- a CDS encoding uncharacterized protein (COG:S~EggNog:ENOG503P1VB) gives MVVFAFHPHLRSRFSTSTSPPPPRALDRPLPPFLLRFRRRDRSTTIGRPIVASAAAPTSFFSRHDVTAAAALIQTPSVAARTRTFAAPVLGRRPLPPLPVMALCRFYQQGNCKYSNNCRFEHPKPQNQNRFGALGGGAAGGTQNAPAKYSVSSDTIEKDLTLEKPQWILSAYGPGRDAPDQLFGGYPREQSFEELRLHYLAGKASGNEQQALNEAQQLYQNAQQQIDTALRDVEGAARFIVERESQHPNRHDVCREGTQGAPFGEFEVAKRARQTGAAPAQANPFSTGAGNAPSAFGAPSQPAAGAFGQPSALGQKPNPFGTPAFGQPAQPASAFGQPSQPAAAFGQPSQPSSSSSPFGQAAQGGGPPPFGQAAQPASAFGQPTTLGAKPNPFGTPAFGQPAQPSTQGSAFGQAGQLGQKPNPFGSNANTNAAPAASPFANMGAGAGDNAATTSPFGAQGSGPANAAPNPFSSAAPTQNTTSPFAQAGGQAGASPFGQAATPAANPFGGTHQQQQQQQQPPAANNPFGQPSQPQMNGTLGQAASNPFGQNAPQNTQAAPNPFGQQQPAASRPNPFGAAPQQEQRPAAAAASAGNPYPPGSTRQHPPIESYTARGMDGSLSAFKGKPVSYKGGEPGLRAFDGTWTRIWFPNGPPGYYKDTELPPEAYDQTARAQWEAFVRNGGAFEGGVMPELPPPRECTQWDF, from the exons ATGGTCGTTTTCGCGTTCCATCCTCACCTTCGATCCCGCTTCTCGACCTCAAcctcgccccctccccctcgcgcCCTCGACCGTCCATTGCCGCCTTTCCTCCTtcgcttccgccgccgcgaccggAGCACTACCATCGGCCGCCCCATTgtcgcgtccgccgccgcgccgacctCGTTCTTCTCCCGACATGACGtgaccgcggccgccgccctcatccaGACACCCAGCGTCGCAGCAAGGACCAGGACCTTTGCCGCGCCCGTCCTCGGGAggaggccgctgccgccgctgcctgtCATGGCCCTCTGCAGGTTTTACCAGCAGGGCAATTGCAAGTATAGCA ATAACTGCCGATTCGAGCACCCAAAGCCCCAGAATCAGAACCGCTTCGGCGCCCTAGGCGGGGGAGCCGCTGGCGGGACCCAGAATGCCCCAG CCAAGTACAGCGTCTCAAGCGACACCATCGAAAAGGACCTAACACTCGAGAAGCCCCAATGGATCTTGTCCGCCTACGGCCCCGGAAGGGATGCCCCCGACCAGCTCTTTGGGGGATACCCGCGCGAGCAGAGcttcgaggagctgcggctgcaTTACCTGGCGGGCAAGGCATCGGGCAACGAACAGCAGGCG CTCAACGAGGCTCAGCAGCTCTATCAGaatgcgcagcagcagatcgACACTGCCCTCcgagacgtcgagggcgccgcgcgcttcATCGTTGAACGAGAGTCGCAGCACCCAAACCGACACGACGTCTGCCGCGAAGGCACGCAGGGCGCTCCGTTCGGGGAGTTTGAGGTGGCGAAGCGGGCGAGGCAGACGGGTGCCGCCCCGGCGCAGGCGAACCCCTTTTCCACCGGAGCCGGCAACGCCCCGTCGGCCTTTGGCGCGCCTTCGCAGCCCGCGGCCGGTGCTTTCGGCCAGCCTTCAGCTCTGGGTCAGAAGCCCAACCCATTCGGAACTCCCGCGTTTGGCCAGCCCGCTCAGCCGGCGTCTGCGTTTGGGCAACCGTCccagccagcggccgcctTTGGCCAGCCCTCACagccctcatcctcgtcgtcaccattCGGACAGGCAGCGCAGGGAGGaggcccgccccccttcgGCCAGGCCGCTCAACCTGCCTCTGCCTTTGGCCAACCGACAACCCTCGGCGCAAAACCCAACCCCTTCGGGACCCCAGCCTTCGGCCAGCCCGCGCAACCCAGCACCCAAGGCAGCGCTTTTGGACAGGCCGGACAGCTCGGCCAGAAGCCAAACCCTTTCGGGTCCAATGCCAACACcaacgcggcgccggccgccagcccctTTGCGAACATGGGCGCTGGTGCGGGCGACAatgctgcgacgacgagtccTTTTGGCGCGCAGGGCTCCGGTCCTGCCAATGCGGCGCCGAATCCCTTCTCGTCTGCGGCGCCAACCCAGAACACGACGAGTCCCTTTGcccaggcgggcggccaagCCGGGGCCAGTCCCTTTGGTCAGGCGGCTACGCCGGCGGCGAATCCATTCGGAGGCACAcatcagcagcaacagcagcagcagcagcctccagCCGCCAACAATCCGTTCGGGCAACCCTCGCAGCCTCAGATGAACGGAACCCTGGGACAGGCAGCCAGCAACCCCTTTGGACAGAACGCGCCGCAAAACACGCAAGCCGCACCGAATCCCTTtggtcagcagcagcccgcggcatcgcggcccAACCCCTTTGGCGCGGCCCCTCAGCAGGAacagcggcccgccgccgcagccgcctccgCTGGCAACCCGTACCCGCCGGGCAGCACGAGGCAGCACCCGCCCATCGAGAGCTACACCGCCCGGGGCATGGACGGCAGCCTGTCGGCGTTCAAGGGCAAGCCCGTCTCGtacaagggcggcgagccgggccTCCGCGCCTTTGACGGCACGTGGACGCGAATCTGGTTCCCCAACGGCCCGCCCGGCTACTACAAGGACACGGAGCTGCCACCCGAGGCGTACGACCAGACGGCCCGGGCGCAGTGGGAGGCATTTGTCCGGAACGGCGGGGCGTttgagggcggcgtcatgCCGGAGCTGCCCCCGCCGAGGGAGTGCACGCAGTGGGACTTTTAG
- a CDS encoding uncharacterized protein (TransMembrane:1 (o20-41i)~COG:S~EggNog:ENOG503NVYU), with protein sequence MSLDTQHGPFFQSIASLPLTLRFGSVLLLFGIIVQCLRAAYKRFGPDQDAARGKRPETGHEHSQTFPPSQRRLLARVDPRFPPDKNDIDPSKLAKSVLAMDEDYRRADPNSFVFSGFRVGEVLRLGDFPNYAELSGVPLPEPLEDFGINATLPRPYRPFRWPYHQTMAISRMEHDYWIELESTYLEMVQRRLDIFAEYGKGVLQALPGSELACKELMEMAIQFLCARYPRQFSLEGNRTFVNGIRGKRFDLDGTDPLMFLLENVPEDFALMLRDPETGSYRFRAGVICASTGWSLGSKIGLGLPGIHGPVPDYKEKMAMSMDRFFTKMPTDKPVQRGAWGFEVGQHVHVPPGHPELSRDVAGDPSVRPEDIFFRVDWQTLRRLPLSGAVAFNFKLFFYPLAELRDEPYVPSLALKVVSDSKSNLLRYKKTLALAPMLNPLLEEYERHQVATGMVEAGWEPRTLEENPFFPGWQGKWTRQQAQLKQ encoded by the exons ATGTCTCTTGATACCCAGCATGGCCCGTTCTTTCAGTCCATTGCGTCCCTGCCTTTGACGCTTCGCTTCGGCAGCGTCCTCCTGCTCTTTGGCATCATCGTGCAGTGTCTGAGGGCCGCATACAAGAGGTTCGGGCCTGATCAGGATGCGGCCAGGGGAAAGCGCCCAGAGACGGGGCATGAGCATTCACAGACGTTTCCTCCTTCGCAGCGCCGgctgctcgctcgcgtcGACCCGCGGTTCCCCCCAGACAAGAACGACATCGACCCGTCGAAGCTGGCCAAGTCGGTGCTCGCAATGGACGAAGACTATCGGCGTGCGGACCCCAACAGCTTCGTCTTCAGCGGCTTCCgggtcggcgaggtgctgcgcCTGGGAGACTTTCCCAACTACGCAGAGCTGTCAGGGGTTCCTCTGCCAGAGCCTCTCGAGGACTTTGGCATCAACGCCACTCTGCCCAGGCCATACAGGCCGTTCAGGTGGCCTTACCACCAGACAATGG CAATCTCGAGAATGGAGCACGACTATTGGATCGAGCTCGAGAGCACGTACCTGGAGATGgtccagcggcggctcgacaTCTTTGCCGAGTACGGCAAGGGCGTGTTGCAGGCCCTCCCCGGCTCTGAGCTCGCCTGCAAGGAGCTCATGGAGATGGCGATCCAGTTCCTCTGCGCGAGATATCCGCGCCAGTTTTCGCTCGAGGGCAACAGGACGTTTGTCAACGGCATCCGCGGCAAGAGgttcgacctcgacggcaccgacCCGCTCATGTTCCTGCTCGAGAACGTGCCCGAAGACTTTGCCCTCATGCTGCGCGACCCGGAGACGGGCAGCTACCGGTTCCGCGCGGGCGTCATCTGCGCGTCCACGGGCTGGAGTCTGGGGTCCAAGATCGGTCTCGGGCTGCCGGGCATCCACGGCCCGGTGCCGGACTACAAGGagaagatggcgatgagcaTGGATCG CTTCTTCACCAAGATGCCGACGGACAAGCCGGTGCAGCGCGGGGCGTGGGGGTTCGAGGTCGGACAGCACGTCCACGTGCCCCCAGGCCACCCCGAGCTGAGCCGCGACGTGGCCGGCGACCCGTCGGTGCGGCCCGAGGACATCTTCTTCCGCGTCGACTGGCAGACGCTgcgccggctgccgctgtcggGGGCCGTCGCCTTCAACTTCAAGCTCTTCTTCTACCCGCTGGCGGAGCTCCGCGACGAGCCGTAcgtgccgtcgctggcgctcAAGGTGGTGAGCGACAGCAAGAGCAACCTGCTGCGGTACAAGAAGACGCTGGCACTGGCGCCCATGCTGAACCCGCTGCTGGAAGAGTACGAGCGCCATCAGGTCGCGACGGGcatggtggaggcgggctggGAGCCCCggacgctcgaggagaaCCCCTTCTTCCCGGGCTGGCAGGGGAAGTGGACGCGCCAGCAGGCGCAGCTGAAGCAGTAA
- a CDS encoding uncharacterized protein (COG:S~EggNog:ENOG503NXC4~TransMembrane:1 (o18-35i)), translating into MMLDGYIARLRSVCSADLLKAVVFAAAALSLLLAYSKTRRWKRASTATPRAPAHTTSDKAALIEPLDRFEWQSADRRTMRVFRPIYNISMGIKADTPSELITMDKGYLDRVEHRRQLLRDFPNTVLGYVPGSGEAPVRELYRYLLAAYLPVRFPAMFRLHDDGALFENLVTGRTSPAEPPADTQDALRTLGETVEEELFLLRPTPEGHRLVAYACCFPSSFDPAEKLGKLLRDIHATVPGYDKIGPSMERYFAKLAVGRPVKRANWSVQTHAELFACRANPRVKEHEDAPEQEVDMDKTFLRSELQTLTRLPETQAILFSFKTYLYGVTEVKAEGRGAEFADAIAGLRQGNVPDMWDYKGAPRWAAAVCSYLRS; encoded by the exons ATGATGCTCGACGGCTACATCGCACGGCTCAGATCCGTCTGCAGTGCCGACTTGCTCAAGGCTGTGGTATTCGCCGCGGCAGCTCTATCACTGCTGCTCGCATATTCAAAG ACGCGGAGATGGAAGCGCGCTTCGACGGCAACGCCACGGGCACCAGCTCACACGACGAGCGACAAGGCGGCCTTGATCGAGCCGCTGGACCGGTTTGAGTGGCAGTCGGCGGACCGGCGGACGATGCGCGTCTTTCGGCCCATCTACAACATCTCCATGG GGATCAAGGCCGACACCCCCTCGGAGCTCATCACCATGGACAAGGGCTACCTCGACCGCGTCGAGCACCGGCGACAGCTCCTGCGCGACTTCCCCAACACGGTCCTGGGCTACGTGCCGGGCAGCGGAGAGGCCCCCGTGCGGGAGCTCTACCGCtacctcctcgccgcgtACCTCCCTGTGCGCTTCCCGGCCATGTTCCGcctccacgacgacggcgccctcTTCGAGAACCTCGTCACCGGCAGGACCTCCCCGGCCGAGCCCCCCGCCGACACCCAAGACGCGCTGCGCACGCTcggcgagacggtcgaggaggagctcttCCTGCTGCGGCCCACGCCCGAGggccaccgcctcgtcgcgtaCGCGTGCTGCTTCCCGTCGAGCTTCGACCCGGCGGAGAAGTTGGGCAAGCTGCTGAGGGACATTCATGCGACGGTGCCGGGGTACGACAAGATTGGGCCGAGCATGGAGCGGTACTTTGCGAAGCTCGCGGTGGGGAGGCCGGTGAAGAGGGCCAAC TGGTCCGTACAGACTCATGCAGAGCTGTTTGCCTGCCGAGCGAATCCCCGCGTGAAAGAGCACGAGGACGCGCCCGAGCAAGAGGTCGATATGGACAAG ACCTTTCTGCGCTCCGAGCTGCAGACGCTGACCCGTCTGCCCGAGACGCAGGCCATCCTCTTCAGCTTCAAGACGTACCTGTACGGCGTcaccgaggtcaaggccgagggccGGGGCGCCGAGtttgccgacgccatcgccgggcTGCGCCAGGGAAACGTGCCCGACATGTGGGACTACAAGGGGGCGCcgcgatgggcggcggcggtgtgcAGCTACCTGCGGTCGTGA
- a CDS encoding uncharacterized protein (EggNog:ENOG503PB1Q) → MPGLVVNGQAAATTAPKAPHVVGPTTRTATRPTNPLPQYLNDEARRTPREAFDARRHLAFQPPARVVTMREIGLEGHGISPNAVSDPFPLFTHEAVRQMRAEIFSDEVLRECQFASTFNKNMIRGMGPARAPFVYSAWKSPELVASISQVAGVDLVPSIDYEIATVNISADDEEQHQQPMSVERSCADGQNEKGGDPLGDGLSAVAWHYDSFPFVCVVMLSDCSDMVGGETALRTASGEVLKVRGPAMGTAVVLQGRYIEHQALKALGGRERIAMVTCFRPRSPHARDETVLTGVRAISHRSDLYAQYTEYRLEALEERVRARLRAERLRERAARPFDVPGARAWLVEQMGYLEAMLAEMVDE, encoded by the exons ATGCCCGGCCTAGTCGTCAAcgggcaggccgccgccaccaccgcccccaAGGCGccgcacgtcgtcggcccgacgaccaggacggcgacgcggcccaCGAACCCGCTCCCGCAGTACCTCAACGACGAGGCTCGGCGGACGCCGCGTGAAGCCTTtgacgcgcggcggcacctcgccttccagccgccagcccgcgTCGTCACCATGAGGGAGATTgggctcgagggccacggcaTCTCGCCCAACGCCGTGTCGGACCCGTTTCCGCTCTTTACACacgaggcggtgcggcaGATGCGCGCTGAGATTTTTAGTGATGAGGTGCTGCGGGAGTGCCAGTTTGCGTCGACGTTTAACAAGAATATGATTCGGGGCATGGGGCCTGC GCGCGCCCCGTTTGTCTACTCGGCGTGGAAGTCGcccgagctcgtcgccagcaTCTCCCAGGTCGCGGGCGTGGACCTGGTGCCGTCGATAGACTACGAGATCGCCACGGTCAACATTtcagccgacgacgaggagcagcatcagcagcccATGTCCGTGGAGCGGAGCTGCGCCGATGGGCAGAacgagaaggggggggacccgctgggcgacgggctgtcggccgtggcgtggCACTACGACAGCTTCCCGTTTGTGTGCGTGGTGATGCTCTCGGACTGCAGCGACATGGTGGGCGGGGAGACGGCGCTGcggacggcgtcgggcgAGGTTCTCAAGGTGCGCGGGCCGGCCATG GGCACCGCAGTGGTGCTGCAGGGCCGGTACATCGAGCACCAGGCGctcaaggcgctgggcgggcgcgagcgcatcgccatggTGACGTGCTTCCGGCCGCGCAgcccgcacgcgcgcgacgagacggtgcTGACGGGCGTGCGCGCCATCAGCCACCGGTCGGACCTGTACGCGCAGTACACCGAGTaccgcctcgaggcgctcgaggagcgcgtccgcgcgaggctgcgcgccgagcgcctgcgggagcgcgcggcgaggccgttTGACGTGCCCGGCGCGCGGGCCTGGCTGGTAGAGCAGATGGGCTACCTCGAGGCGATGCTGGCGGAGATGGTTGACGAGtga
- a CDS encoding uncharacterized protein (EggNog:ENOG503PEGF) — MSDRPQINYTVDPSTNPATWPGPVPTSGHVDISKVDVIYVNVDGASDFNMLRTGTNEHVHHAIMQVAKHVARGLYRVVSLNASEYSCVVVMSTEKSREALMWKNGFPWDSEADPQPEVVLK; from the coding sequence ATGTCTGACCGACCTCAAATCAACTACACCGTCGACCCGTCGACCAACCCTGCCACATGGCCCGGTCCCGTCCCGACGTCCGGTCACGTCGACATCAGCAAGGTGGACGTCATCTacgtcaacgtcgacggcgcctccGACTTCAACATGCTCCGCACCGGCACCAACGAGCACGTCCATCACGCCATCATGCAGGTGGCCAAGCACGTTGCGCGGGGTCTCTACCGCGTCGTCAGCTTGAACGCGAGCGAGTATTCCTGCGTCGTGGTCATGTCGACGGAGAAGTCGAGGGAGGCGCTCATGTGGAAGAATGGGTTTCCGTGGGACAGCGAGGCCGATCCGCAGCCCGAGGTGGTGTTGAAATAG